One uncultured Pseudodesulfovibrio sp. genomic window carries:
- a CDS encoding sirohydrochlorin cobaltochelatase: MSTAIVLAAFGSRHKNAMDSLTHITERVKAAYPDIPVRVAYTSKTIRGHMKKAGEAVDSVPAALYKLLSEGVTHVAVQSLHLIPGTEFHELLSLANELMLREDGFSRVEVGFPLVAGEAGVEEVADAVMVIAEQGKGENDAVLFMGHGTKHDGNVYYEALHRAFQKRNQSVHMGAMEAEPGIDAIIERFKRDGVKKAHLLPFLFGAGWHAARDMVGDSETSWKTRLEKAGIECEAVLRGAGEYDHLVDIWLSHLHDALRRMNRC; encoded by the coding sequence GTGAGCACAGCCATCGTCCTGGCCGCCTTCGGCTCCCGGCACAAGAATGCCATGGACTCGCTGACCCACATCACCGAACGGGTAAAGGCCGCGTACCCGGACATTCCCGTGCGCGTGGCCTACACCTCGAAGACCATCCGCGGCCACATGAAGAAGGCCGGTGAAGCGGTCGACTCCGTGCCGGCAGCCCTGTACAAGCTGCTGAGCGAGGGCGTCACGCACGTGGCCGTCCAGTCCCTGCACCTCATTCCGGGCACCGAGTTCCACGAGCTTCTCAGCCTGGCCAACGAACTCATGCTCCGCGAGGACGGCTTCTCCCGAGTGGAAGTCGGGTTTCCCCTGGTGGCTGGAGAAGCGGGTGTGGAAGAGGTGGCCGATGCGGTCATGGTCATTGCCGAACAGGGCAAGGGCGAGAATGACGCCGTACTCTTCATGGGCCACGGGACCAAGCACGACGGCAACGTCTACTACGAGGCCCTGCACCGCGCCTTCCAGAAGCGCAACCAGTCTGTGCACATGGGCGCCATGGAGGCCGAGCCCGGCATCGACGCGATCATCGAACGGTTCAAGCGCGACGGCGTCAAAAAGGCCCACCTCCTGCCATTCCTTTTCGGTGCGGGCTGGCACGCCGCCCGCGACATGGTCGGCGACTCCGAAACCAGTTGGAAGACCCGCCTGGAAAAAGCGGGCATCGAATGTGAGGCCGTGCTCAGAGGCGCGGGCGAATACGACCACCTCGTGGATATCTGGCTCAGCCACCTCCACGACGCGCTGCGGCGCATGAACCGCTGCTAG